From one Streptomyces sp. N50 genomic stretch:
- a CDS encoding glycoside hydrolase family 2 TIM barrel-domain containing protein gives MTVTRRSVLIASTAAPTAASLLSTPAARAATLGASGRRTVPLRDGWRFALVNPGGITDPTGAYATAAAPDYDDSGWRQVAVPHDWSIEQTPTTAYGTTSGTGFFPGGLGWYRIAFTLPPALAGKRISVEFDGVYMDSYVYCNGTQVGQHPYGYTGFALDLTDLVHTDGTTENVIAVQVRNQLPSSRWYSGSGIYREARLVVTEPVHVERWGTYVTTPDITAERAVVRVETSVLNESGTASEVEVRSRVVDPAGRTVARTASTATVTGRGTEHHELTVPKPKLWDIATPDHRYILETELRVAGRAVDTYSTPFGIRTYRFDPDEGFSLNGTHTKIKGVDLHHDQGALGSAISIDAVRRQLSIMKSMGVNAFRTSHNPPSPQIIQACEELGIVMMVEAFDCWHTGKTTYDYHRFFDDWCERDATEMVLAARNSPAVVLWSIGNEIPDSTSTAGLAMADRIIGAIKAADDTRPVVIGSNKYHGVPAKGSAADLMLAKLDGLGLNYNTAKSVDGLHAAYPNLFLFESESSSETSTRGAYQEPEHLNTGENYTPGRRDTSSYDNNLASWTMSGEYGHKKDRDRKWFAGQFLWSGIDYIGEPTPYDVFPVKASFFGAVDTAGFPKDMYHLFRSQWVGEPMVHLVPMSWNHEPGDTVEVWAYANVGTVELFLNGTSLGTREFDTKTTTDGRAYLETTEATGDDKTFTTGPYPGSYTSPNGSAGKLHLMWKVPYEPGELKAVARSGGKAVASDVLRTAGAAHAVRLTTDRKSLAADGRSLVFVTAEVVDAHGVVLPDAEDLIAFEVRGGSLAGLDNGREESAERYQASTRTAFHGKALAIVRSGTKAGSLRVMARAEGLRGGTVTVRTAPVRDVATTPAPRFEADYPAPLNYPYADASYSGRPDTLPAAMLDGDSATGWSNAFAKSATTLLPAFSGARGEDWVSVDWGRGRSFGRVEVSFTVDATHSLPSAVAVAVWDGRGWVPVEGTAVDWATASDAPTVITFGAVRGSRVRLTMTSSHPGTVQGALRISKLEAPAG, from the coding sequence ATGACGGTCACTCGCAGATCGGTTTTGATCGCTTCTACGGCCGCGCCGACGGCCGCATCACTCCTGTCCACCCCGGCCGCACGCGCCGCCACACTGGGCGCCTCCGGCCGCCGCACGGTCCCCCTCCGGGACGGCTGGCGCTTCGCGCTGGTCAACCCGGGCGGGATCACCGACCCGACCGGCGCCTACGCCACGGCTGCCGCACCGGACTACGACGACTCGGGCTGGCGCCAGGTCGCCGTCCCTCACGACTGGAGCATCGAACAGACCCCCACCACGGCCTACGGCACGACCAGCGGCACCGGCTTCTTCCCCGGCGGCCTCGGCTGGTACCGGATCGCCTTCACCCTGCCGCCTGCCTTGGCGGGCAAGCGGATCTCGGTCGAGTTCGACGGCGTCTACATGGACTCGTACGTCTACTGCAACGGTACGCAGGTCGGCCAACACCCTTACGGATACACGGGGTTCGCCCTCGACCTCACCGACCTGGTGCACACCGACGGCACCACGGAGAACGTCATCGCGGTGCAGGTACGGAACCAACTCCCCAGCAGCCGCTGGTACTCGGGCAGCGGCATCTACCGCGAGGCCCGTCTCGTCGTCACCGAGCCGGTGCACGTCGAACGCTGGGGCACGTACGTCACGACCCCGGACATCACCGCCGAGCGAGCCGTCGTACGGGTGGAGACGTCCGTGCTGAACGAGTCGGGCACCGCGAGCGAGGTCGAGGTCAGGTCGCGGGTCGTCGACCCCGCCGGCCGGACGGTGGCCCGCACCGCCTCCACGGCCACGGTCACCGGCCGCGGCACGGAGCACCATGAACTCACCGTACCCAAGCCCAAGTTGTGGGACATCGCGACCCCGGACCACCGCTACATCCTGGAGACGGAACTACGGGTGGCGGGCAGGGCGGTCGACACGTACAGCACCCCCTTCGGCATCCGCACCTACCGCTTCGACCCGGACGAGGGCTTCTCCCTCAACGGCACGCACACCAAGATCAAGGGCGTCGACCTCCACCACGACCAGGGCGCGCTCGGCTCCGCGATCAGCATCGACGCCGTGCGCAGGCAGTTGAGCATCATGAAGTCGATGGGCGTCAACGCCTTCCGCACCTCGCACAACCCGCCCTCGCCCCAAATCATCCAGGCCTGCGAGGAGTTGGGCATCGTGATGATGGTCGAGGCCTTCGACTGCTGGCACACCGGCAAGACGACCTACGACTATCACCGGTTCTTCGACGACTGGTGCGAGCGGGACGCCACCGAGATGGTCCTCGCCGCCCGCAACTCGCCCGCCGTGGTGCTGTGGTCCATCGGCAACGAGATCCCGGACTCCACCTCCACCGCGGGCCTCGCGATGGCCGACCGCATCATCGGCGCGATCAAGGCGGCGGACGACACCCGGCCGGTGGTCATCGGCTCGAACAAGTACCACGGTGTGCCCGCCAAAGGGTCCGCGGCCGACCTCATGCTCGCCAAGCTCGACGGACTCGGCCTCAACTACAACACCGCCAAGTCGGTCGACGGCCTGCACGCGGCCTATCCGAACCTGTTCCTCTTCGAGTCCGAGTCCTCCTCGGAGACCTCGACCCGCGGCGCCTACCAGGAGCCGGAGCACCTGAACACGGGCGAGAACTACACGCCCGGCAGGCGGGACACGTCCTCGTACGACAACAACCTCGCCTCCTGGACGATGAGCGGTGAGTACGGCCACAAGAAGGACCGGGACCGGAAGTGGTTCGCGGGCCAGTTCCTGTGGTCCGGCATCGACTACATCGGGGAGCCGACGCCGTACGACGTCTTCCCGGTCAAGGCGTCCTTCTTCGGCGCGGTCGACACGGCCGGCTTCCCGAAGGACATGTACCACCTCTTCCGCAGCCAGTGGGTCGGCGAGCCCATGGTCCATCTGGTGCCGATGAGCTGGAACCACGAGCCCGGGGACACGGTCGAGGTCTGGGCCTACGCCAACGTCGGCACCGTCGAGCTGTTCCTCAACGGAACGTCCCTGGGGACAAGGGAGTTCGACACCAAGACGACCACCGACGGCCGCGCCTACCTGGAGACCACCGAGGCCACCGGCGACGACAAGACCTTCACCACCGGCCCCTACCCGGGCAGCTACACCAGCCCGAACGGCAGCGCGGGCAAACTCCACCTCATGTGGAAAGTCCCGTACGAGCCGGGCGAGTTGAAGGCGGTCGCGAGGAGCGGCGGGAAGGCGGTCGCTTCGGACGTGCTGCGTACGGCCGGTGCCGCACACGCCGTGCGCCTCACGACTGACCGCAAGTCCCTCGCCGCCGACGGCCGTTCACTGGTCTTCGTGACCGCGGAGGTGGTCGACGCCCACGGTGTCGTGCTGCCCGACGCGGAGGATCTGATCGCCTTCGAGGTGAGGGGCGGGTCCCTCGCCGGGCTCGACAACGGTCGGGAGGAGAGCGCCGAGCGCTATCAGGCGAGCACCCGAACCGCCTTCCACGGCAAGGCACTTGCGATCGTGCGGTCCGGTACGAAGGCGGGCTCGCTGAGGGTGATGGCGCGGGCGGAGGGGCTGCGGGGCGGGACGGTGACGGTGCGGACGGCGCCTGTTCGGGACGTGGCCACGACTCCGGCGCCGCGATTCGAGGCCGACTACCCGGCACCCCTGAACTACCCGTACGCCGACGCGAGTTACTCGGGCCGGCCCGACACGCTCCCGGCCGCCATGCTCGACGGTGACTCGGCCACCGGCTGGTCCAACGCGTTCGCGAAGTCGGCCACGACTCTGTTGCCGGCGTTCAGTGGTGCGCGTGGGGAGGACTGGGTGTCGGTGGACTGGGGGAGGGGGCGGTCCTTCGGCCGGGTGGAGGTGTCGTTCACGGTGGACGCGACGCACAGTCTGCCTTCGGCTGTGGCGGTCGCGGTGTGGGACGGGCGCGGGTG